In the genome of Populus trichocarpa isolate Nisqually-1 chromosome 6, P.trichocarpa_v4.1, whole genome shotgun sequence, one region contains:
- the LOC7495679 gene encoding cytochrome P450 98A2, with translation MNLLLIPISFITLLLTYKIYQRLRFKLPPGPRPWPIVGNLYDVKPVRFRCFAEWAQAYGPIISVWFGSTLNVIVSNTELAKEVLKENDQQLADRHRSRSAAKFSRDGKDLIWADYGPHYVKVRKVCTLELFSPKRLEALRPIREDEVAAMVESIFNDCTNPENNGKTLTVKKYLGAVAFNNITRLAFGKRFVNAEGVMDEQGLEFKAIVSNGLKLGASLAMAEHIPWLRWMFPLEEDAFAKHGARRDRLTRAIMDEHTLARQTSGGAKQHFVDALLTLKEKYDLSEDTIIGLLWDMITAGMDTTAISVEWAMAELIKNPRVQQKAQEELDSVVGFERVMTEADFSGLPYLQCVAKEALRLHPPTPLMLPHRANANVKVGGYDIPKGSNVHVNVWAVARDPATWKKPLEFRPERFLEEDVDMKGHDFRLLPFGAGRRVCPGAQLGINLVTSMLGHLLHHFCWTPPEGMKPEEIDMSENPGLVTYMRTPLQAVATPRLPSHLYKRVAVDI, from the exons aTGAATCTCCTTCTGATTCCGATATCCTTCATCACCCTTCTCTTGACATACAAAATCTACCAACGTCTACGCTTCAAGCTCCCACCAGGGCCAAGACCATGGCCAATAGTAGGCAACCTTTATGACGTCAAGCCTGTGAGGTTCCGGTGCTTTGCAGAGTGGGCTCAGGCATATGGTCCTATCATCtcagtttggttcggttcaaCTCTTAACGTGATTGTTTCCAATACAGAATTGGCAAAGGAAGTGCTCAAGGAAAATGATCAACAGTTAGCTGATAGACATAGGAGTCGATCAGCTGCCAAGTTTAGCAGAGACGGTAAAGACCTTATATGGGCTGATTATGGACCTCACTATGTTAAGGTTCGAAAGGTTTGCACCCTTGAGCTTTTCTCTCCCAAAAGACTTGAAGCTTTGAGGCCTATCAGAGAAGATGAGGTTGCTGCCATGGTTGAATCAATTTTCAATGACTGCACTAATCCTG AAAACAATGGAAAAACCTTGACGGTGAAGAAATATTTGGGGGCAGTTGCATTCAACAACATTACAAGGCTAGCATTTGGGAAGCGATTCGTGAATGCCGAAGGCGTTATGGATGAGCAAGGGCTAGAATTCAAGGCAATTGTATCCAATGGACTTAAGTTGGGTGCATCACTTGCAATGGCAGAGCACATTCCATGGCTTCGTTGGATGTTTCCGTTAGAGGAAGATGCATTTGCCAAGCATGGGGCTCGTCGGGACCGACTCACTAGAGCTATTATGGATGAACATACCCTTGCCCGGCAGACGAGTGGCGGTGCCAAGCAGCATTTTGTTGATGCATTGCTTACATTGAAGGAGAAGTATGACCTTAGTGAAGACACAATCATTGGACTGCTTTGG GACATGATTACTGCGGGCATGGACACAACTGCAATCTCAGTAGAATGGGCAATGGCAGAGCTAATCAAGAACCCAAGGGTGCAACAGAAGGCTCAGGAAGAGTTGGACAGTGTTGTTGGATTTGAACGTGTCATGACCGAGGCTGATTTCTCAGGCCTTCCTTACTTACAATGTGTAGCCAAGGAGGCGCTAAGGTTGCACCCCCCAACACCACTTATGCTCCCGCACCGTGCCAATGCCAATGTGAAAGTTGGTGGCTACGACATTCCTAAGGGATCAAATGTTCACGTCAATGTATGGGCCGTAGCTCGCGATCCGGCCACCTGGAAGAAACCCTTAGAGTTCCGGCCAGAGAGGTTCCTGGAGGAGGATGTTGACATGAAGGGTCATGATTTCAGGCTACTTCCATTTGGTGCAGGAAGGAGAGTGTGCCCTGGTGCACAACTTGGTATCAATTTGGTCACATCCATGCTGGGTCACTTGCTGCACCATTTTTGTTGGACCCCTCCTGAAGGAATGAAGCCAGAGGAAATTGACATGTCGGAAAATCCTGGGCTTGTCACTTACATGAGGACTCCATTACAAGCAGTGGCCACTCCTCGGTTGCCTTCACATTTGTACAAACGTGTTGCTGTTGATATTTAA
- the LOC18099802 gene encoding 70 kDa peptidyl-prolyl isomerase isoform X2 encodes MQTAVSVHFNGYIEGGASLESSRDKGVPFKFKLGQGEVIKGWDEGVATMKNGERAIFTVPPNLAYGEAGSPPLIPPNATLVFDVEMLSWSSIRDLTGDGGILKKLIKEGEGWATPRDGDEVLVKYEARIETGMLVSKSEEGVEFHVGDGYLCPALSRAVKTMRKGEKAELAVKLSYGFIEKGNLAPDIESNIPPYSNLTIQLELVSWRSVTDVTGDKKVLKKIVKAGEGFDRPTEGSHVKVTYVGKLEDGTVFDRKGTNGEPFEFITLEEQVNEGLDRAIMTMKKGEHATVTVDAKYLHGHDISGMLPANSMLHYEVELLDFIKEKPFWKMDTHEKLEASERKKLDGNVLFKAGKFWRASKKYEKAAKYIEFDHSFTDEEMCLAKSLRLSCYLNNAACKLKSGEFLEASRLCTKVLELDPLNVKALFRRSQAYLKTSELEKAEADIKKALAIDPNNREVKLGFKELKDKQREYEKYQAELFSTMVSRMG; translated from the exons ATGCAAACTGCTGTTTCAGTTCATTTCAATGGATATATCGAAGGGGGGGCAAGTCTTGAGTCAAGTCGTGATAAAGGGGTTCCCTTTAAGTTCAAATTAGGCCAGG GAGAAGTAATCAAAGGATGGGATGAAGGGGTTGCCACCATGAAGAATGGAGAAAGAGCAATTTTTACGGTACCGCCAAACTTGGCCTACGGGGAGGCTGGTTCTCCACCACTGATTCCTCCCAATGCAACTCTTGTTTTTGATGTTGAGATGCTGTCTTGGAGTAGCATCAGGGATTTAACAGGCGATGGAGGAATATTGAAGAAGCTAATAAAGGAGGGTGAAGGATGGGCTACACCAAGAGATGGAGATGAAGTTTTAG TGAAGTATGAGGCAAGGATTGAGACTGGAATGCTTGTCTCCAAATCCGAGGAAGGTGTTGAGTTTCATGTAGGAGATG GATATCTATGTCCTGCCTTGAGCAGAGCAGTGAAGACAATGAGAAAGGGTGAGAAAGCAGAGCTAGCAGTAAAACTTTCTT ACGGCTTCATTGAGAAAGGAAATTTAGCTCCTGACATTGAAAGTAACATTCCACCTTATTCTAATTTAACCATCCAACTTGAGCTTGTATCCTGGAGAAGTGTCACCGATGTCACCGGAGATAAGAAGGtccttaaaaaaattgtaaaagcCGGTGAAGGATTCGATCGTCCGACCGAGGGATCCCATGTGAAAG TGACATATGTTGGAAAACTTGAAGATGGAACAGTTTTTGACAGGAAAGGGACTAATGGAGAGCCATTTGAATTCATAACTTTGGAAG AACAAGTAAATGAGGGTCTAGACAGGGCCATTATGACTATGAAGAAAGGAGAGCATGCCACAGTGACCGTGGATGCCAAATATCTCCATGGCCATGACATTTCAGGAATGCTTCCTGCAAATTCCATGCTTCATTATGAAGTTGAGCTGCTTGATTTTATTAAG GAGAAACCATTCTGGAAAATGGATACACATGAGAAACTAGAAGCAAGTGAAAGGAAGAAGCTAGATGGCAATGTGCTATTCAAGGCAGGAAAATTCTGGCGTGCCTCTAAGAAATACGAGAAG GCTGCAAAATACATCGAGTTCGACCACTCTTTCACTGATGAGGAAATGTGCCTGGCAAAAAGCTTGAGGCTATCATGTTACCTGAATAACGCAGCTTGTAAGCTTAAATCAGGGGAGTTCCTTGAAGCTTCAAGGCTATGCACGAAG GTTTTAGAACTTGATCCACTCAATGTCAAAGCTCTATTCAGACGATCGCAAGCATACTTGAAAACATCTGAATTAGAGAAAGCTGAGGCAGATATAAAGAAAGCTCTAGCCATTGATCCAAATAATAG AGAAGTGAAACTTGGGTTCAAGGAGCTTAAAGACAAGCAAAGAGAGTATGAGAAATATCAAGCTGAGCTTTTCAGCACCATGGTTTCAAGGATGGGTTGA
- the LOC18099802 gene encoding 70 kDa peptidyl-prolyl isomerase isoform X1 — MEHLSLSSSLQNEIQTDNSGLPEKKIGSQGLRKKIVKKGNSWQTPFPGDEVEVHFNGYIEGGASLESSRDKGVPFKFKLGQGEVIKGWDEGVATMKNGERAIFTVPPNLAYGEAGSPPLIPPNATLVFDVEMLSWSSIRDLTGDGGILKKLIKEGEGWATPRDGDEVLVKYEARIETGMLVSKSEEGVEFHVGDGYLCPALSRAVKTMRKGEKAELAVKLSYGFIEKGNLAPDIESNIPPYSNLTIQLELVSWRSVTDVTGDKKVLKKIVKAGEGFDRPTEGSHVKVTYVGKLEDGTVFDRKGTNGEPFEFITLEEQVNEGLDRAIMTMKKGEHATVTVDAKYLHGHDISGMLPANSMLHYEVELLDFIKEKPFWKMDTHEKLEASERKKLDGNVLFKAGKFWRASKKYEKAAKYIEFDHSFTDEEMCLAKSLRLSCYLNNAACKLKSGEFLEASRLCTKVLELDPLNVKALFRRSQAYLKTSELEKAEADIKKALAIDPNNREVKLGFKELKDKQREYEKYQAELFSTMVSRMG, encoded by the exons ATGGAACACTTGTCCTTGAGTTCCTCTTTGCAAAATGAAATCCAAACCGATAATTCGGGATTGCCCGAGAAAAAAATCGGAAGCCAAGGGCTAAGGAAAAAGATTGTGAAGAAGGGAAACTCATGGCAAACTCCATTTCCTGGAGATGAAGTGGAAG TTCATTTCAATGGATATATCGAAGGGGGGGCAAGTCTTGAGTCAAGTCGTGATAAAGGGGTTCCCTTTAAGTTCAAATTAGGCCAGG GAGAAGTAATCAAAGGATGGGATGAAGGGGTTGCCACCATGAAGAATGGAGAAAGAGCAATTTTTACGGTACCGCCAAACTTGGCCTACGGGGAGGCTGGTTCTCCACCACTGATTCCTCCCAATGCAACTCTTGTTTTTGATGTTGAGATGCTGTCTTGGAGTAGCATCAGGGATTTAACAGGCGATGGAGGAATATTGAAGAAGCTAATAAAGGAGGGTGAAGGATGGGCTACACCAAGAGATGGAGATGAAGTTTTAG TGAAGTATGAGGCAAGGATTGAGACTGGAATGCTTGTCTCCAAATCCGAGGAAGGTGTTGAGTTTCATGTAGGAGATG GATATCTATGTCCTGCCTTGAGCAGAGCAGTGAAGACAATGAGAAAGGGTGAGAAAGCAGAGCTAGCAGTAAAACTTTCTT ACGGCTTCATTGAGAAAGGAAATTTAGCTCCTGACATTGAAAGTAACATTCCACCTTATTCTAATTTAACCATCCAACTTGAGCTTGTATCCTGGAGAAGTGTCACCGATGTCACCGGAGATAAGAAGGtccttaaaaaaattgtaaaagcCGGTGAAGGATTCGATCGTCCGACCGAGGGATCCCATGTGAAAG TGACATATGTTGGAAAACTTGAAGATGGAACAGTTTTTGACAGGAAAGGGACTAATGGAGAGCCATTTGAATTCATAACTTTGGAAG AACAAGTAAATGAGGGTCTAGACAGGGCCATTATGACTATGAAGAAAGGAGAGCATGCCACAGTGACCGTGGATGCCAAATATCTCCATGGCCATGACATTTCAGGAATGCTTCCTGCAAATTCCATGCTTCATTATGAAGTTGAGCTGCTTGATTTTATTAAG GAGAAACCATTCTGGAAAATGGATACACATGAGAAACTAGAAGCAAGTGAAAGGAAGAAGCTAGATGGCAATGTGCTATTCAAGGCAGGAAAATTCTGGCGTGCCTCTAAGAAATACGAGAAG GCTGCAAAATACATCGAGTTCGACCACTCTTTCACTGATGAGGAAATGTGCCTGGCAAAAAGCTTGAGGCTATCATGTTACCTGAATAACGCAGCTTGTAAGCTTAAATCAGGGGAGTTCCTTGAAGCTTCAAGGCTATGCACGAAG GTTTTAGAACTTGATCCACTCAATGTCAAAGCTCTATTCAGACGATCGCAAGCATACTTGAAAACATCTGAATTAGAGAAAGCTGAGGCAGATATAAAGAAAGCTCTAGCCATTGATCCAAATAATAG AGAAGTGAAACTTGGGTTCAAGGAGCTTAAAGACAAGCAAAGAGAGTATGAGAAATATCAAGCTGAGCTTTTCAGCACCATGGTTTCAAGGATGGGTTGA
- the LOC18099801 gene encoding cysteine proteinase inhibitor 6, whose product MKLGGVHDCKGSQNSGEIDSLARFAVQEHNTKENALLEFVRVVKAKEQVVAGKLYHLTLEANDAGNKKIYEVKVWVKPWMNFKQLQEFKHVEGGTSSDLGVKQGALHKSDDHGSGWKMVSTNDVEVQNVASHAVKSIQERSNSLYPYELLEILLAKAKVTEDSAKFNLLLKLRRGIKEENIKVEVIKNIEGKFYVNLMP is encoded by the exons ATGAAGCTTGGTGGTGTTCATGATTGTAAGGGTTCTCAAAACAGCGGAGAGATTGATAGCCTCGCTCGTTTTGCTGTCCAAGAACATAACACGAAAGAG AATGCTCTTCTTGAGTTTGTGAGGGTGGTGAAGGCCAAAGAGCAGGTGGTTGCTGGTAAGCTATACCACCTTACTCTAGAGGCGAATGATGCTGGTAATAAGAAGATATATGAAGTTAAAGTCTGGGTGAAGCCATGGATGAACTTCAAGCAGTTGCAGGAATTCAAGCATGTTGAAGGGGGTACATCCTCAGACCTTGGCGTTAAACAAG GCGCATTACACAAATCAGATGATCATGGATCAGGATGGAAAATGGTGTCAACAAATGATGTCGAGGTCCAAAATGTAGCAAGTCATGCTGTTAAGTCCATTCAGGAGAGATCTAATTCATTGTATCCATATGAACTCTTAGAGATCCTTCTGGCGAAAGCCAAG GTCACTGAAGATTCTGCCAAATTCAATCTGCTTCTGAAATTGAGGAGGGGAATCAAAGAAGAGAATATCAAGGTTGAAGTAATTAAAAACATAGAAGGGAAGTTTTATGTAAATTTGATGCCATAA